The segment GCGGCGGCGATGGAACGCTGGCCGGAGCGGCAGAGGAAGACCAGCTCGGTGCCGTCCGCTTCCGGAGCCTGTTGCGTCAGCTCTTCGATGAAACGCGTGTTGGGGATGCCGCCGGCCAGGTTCCACTGGATGAACAGGGGATCGTTTTCCGTGGCTTTGGTATCAGGGATCCCGATGTGTGCCCACTCGCCTTCGGTGCGGACGTCCACGAGGATGGCGCCTTGCTCGAGCTTGGCCCAGGCGTCGTGCGGACTGAGGTCGCCTGCGTAGCTCATGCGTGGCCCTCGCCGTCGAACTCTTCATCAAGCTGATCCACCGCATTGGCAACGGCGGCATCCGCGCTCGCGATCGCCGCGGGCAGGACGATGGCCTGTGCCACGATCACGTCGGTGCCGTTGAAGGTCGCGGCCGGGCTCCCGTGCAACACGTATCCCTCCGCGAGGGCGGTGGAGATCCGCTCGCAGAATTCCTTGGTGTCAGGGCCCGTGACGAGACGGTAGGAGAGTTTTTCTTCGGTGGGTTCAGGCATTGGTGCTCCTCAGTCACGCTTGCAGTTCGAAAGTGTCGATACGCCGAGTAGTCACCTGAGGCACCCCGCCGGAGAGAGGGTTGCCGACCAGCAAGTCAGGGCTTCGCGCTGGTGCTCATTACTCAAGAAGAAAATAACATCCACGACGGCGGCCTGCATCACCGGCCGTCGTCATGTTCCGTAACCGGACGGCAGCCGGCGGGGCCCACGCTGGCGAGGGCCCCGGGCTGAGCTTGCGAAGACTGGGAGCCAGTGGGTGGGCTCTAGGCCTCGGTTTCATTCGGCAGCGGTTCCAGGCTCGCCTGTATGCGGGGCGGAAGGGCATCAAGCCGTGACGCTACTCCCGAGGGGGAGTGATGAAAAGTGGAACCTTGATGCTTCCGGATTTCCAGCAGCTCGTGTACGGATATCCCCGTGGCCGTGGCGAGTGCATGCAGCGAGAGGCTGTTGTGATGAGCCAAGGCAAAAACCACGCCTGACAGGGCTTCGAAACCCTCTGTCTCGTAGATTTCCTTTACCAAGTTGGACATGCCGTTCGCATCATCGATTGATCCCGCTGACGCACCAGTCGCCATGGCCGTCAGGGACCATGCAGCAGAGTCGGGGCTGATGTAGATGCTCATGTCGATACCCTACGGACTCAGGCCCGCTTGGGGAATGGGCGATACGTTTATCTTTATGGCAGCACTCACCGACCTTGACCGTCAGCTCCTCTCCGCCCTCCGGGAAGACGGAAGGGCGTCCGTGGCGAGCCTCGCGCGTAAGCTGGGCGTCGCCAGGGCCACTGTGAATAGCAGGCTCGAGCGTCTTGTCTCCTCCGGAACCATCGTTGGTTTCACTGCGAGGGTCCGCGACGAGGTCGATCCACTTGCGATTAGAGCTATTGCGCTTATTGCCGTGGAGGGAAGATCGGCCGACAAAGTCATTCGCCAGCTCAGGGGACTTCCAGAGATTTGGGCGCTGCACACCACGAATGGCGGTTGGGACCTCGTGGCCGAGCTACGCACGGAAAGCCTCAGCGACTTTGACCAGGTACTCGGAAGGATCCGCGGCATCGACGGGATCGTCAATAGCGAGACGAGCCTGTTGCTCAGTTCCGTCCTGCGGTAGTCGCCCGCATGACGGACGCTTGCCGAATGATCATTGTGTACATACGGATGGGTGATTTTGTATGGATTTTCAATGAAAAGTACATACTTTGGCAATTGTGGATGCATATCGCCGCTCCGTAGCCTCGTAACAACAGTGCTTATGAGGGAAAGGAGCGCACATGACACGCTTTGTCGATGTCCGCAACATGGTTCGCTGGACGGCCGGGCGGGGCCCGGAGACCATCATCTCGGAGATGATTCAGTACTTGGAAGACGACTTCCGGCGGTGGGAGTCTTTTGACAAGACTCCGCGGGTGGCAAGTCACACCCCATTTGGGGT is part of the Arthrobacter ramosus genome and harbors:
- a CDS encoding rhodanese-like domain-containing protein; the encoded protein is MSYAGDLSPHDAWAKLEQGAILVDVRTEGEWAHIGIPDTKATENDPLFIQWNLAGGIPNTRFIEELTQQAPEADGTELVFLCRSGQRSIAAAIAATQAGYTAYNVLEGFEGEPDRYGERTVNGWKNRGLPTNLGNI
- a CDS encoding DUF1737 domain-containing protein, producing MPEPTEEKLSYRLVTGPDTKEFCERISTALAEGYVLHGSPAATFNGTDVIVAQAIVLPAAIASADAAVANAVDQLDEEFDGEGHA
- a CDS encoding Lrp/AsnC family transcriptional regulator is translated as MAALTDLDRQLLSALREDGRASVASLARKLGVARATVNSRLERLVSSGTIVGFTARVRDEVDPLAIRAIALIAVEGRSADKVIRQLRGLPEIWALHTTNGGWDLVAELRTESLSDFDQVLGRIRGIDGIVNSETSLLLSSVLR